The following are encoded in a window of Haliaeetus albicilla chromosome 1, bHalAlb1.1, whole genome shotgun sequence genomic DNA:
- the LOC104325930 gene encoding ADP-ribosyl cyclase/cyclic ADP-ribose hydrolase 1 yields the protein MPFQQGSARTRQRTVLLVGIVVLLAALVLAVVLASVLTHGERREVAPKMLKWKDRGTTKNLREVILGRCYSFVMARYPELGDKDCLKIWESLKHAFIYKDPCNITSEDYQPLMELASHPIPCNKSLFWSKTYDLAHRYTKSNQNFLTLEDTLLGYMADRVSWCGDSSAPGINYESCPKRSECESNPSSVFWKMASKMFAEAACGVVQVMLNGSIEAGAFRNSSIFGSVEIFNLNPDKVSAIHIWVMHDIGGPQSESCSGHSIKRLTSILEERNFKITCEDNYRPVQLLQCVYNPDHTDCRLCTNTTANP from the exons ATGCCCTTccagcagggctctgcccgCACCCGGCAGCGCACCGTCCTTCTGGTGGGGATCGTGGTCCTGCTGGCCGCCCTGGTCCTCGCCGTCGTGCTGGCCTCTGTCCTGACCCACGGCGAGCGACGGGAGGTCGCTCCGAAAATGCTGAAGTGGAAGGACAGAGGGACCACTAAGAACCTGCGAGAAGTCATCCTGGGAAGATGCTACAGCTTCGTCATGGCACGGTACCCTGAGCTGGG AGATAAGGATTGCCTAAAAATATGGGAATCATTAAAACATGCGTTCATTTACAAGGATCCCTGTAATATTACGTCAGAAGATTATCAGCCTTTAATGGAGTTAGCAAGTCATCCTATACCCTGTAACAAG TCACTGTTTTGGAGCAAGACATATGACCTCGCTCATCGTTATACAAAATCCAATCAAAATTTCCTTACCTTGGAGGACACCTTGTTGGGTTATATGGCTGATAGGGTTTCATGGTGTGGAGACTCTTCTGCCCCAG GAATCAACTATGAATCTTGTCCAAAACGAAGTGAATGTGAGAGCAACCCTAGCTCTGTGTTCTGGAAAATGGCATCCAAGATG tttgcagaagcagcatGTGGTGTGGTTCAAGTGATGCTCAATGGATCAATAGAAGCTGGagctttcagaaacagcag CATCTTTGGAAGTGTTGAGATCTTTAACCTAAATCCAGATAAAGTCTCTGCAATACACATTTGGGTTATGCATGACATTGGTGGACCTCAAAG TGAGTCCTGCTCGGGTCATTCCATAAAGAGGTTAACAAGCATCTTAGAAGAGCGAAACTTTAAGATCACCTGTGAAGACAATTACAG GCCAGTTCAGCTCCTTCAGTGTGTGTATAACCCTGACCACACAGACTGCAGACTTTGCACCAACACCACAGCAAACCCATGA